A DNA window from Pseudomonas sp. B21-056 contains the following coding sequences:
- a CDS encoding ABC transporter ATP-binding protein, which produces MNGATLELNAVTSGYRASVVIRDMSFKVSAGEAVALLGKNGMGKTTLLKTIMGYLPKKHGSVQVNDSDITRLPPHRVAQAGIAYAAQEKALFTELSIRDNLRMGLEKDALFDERFAAIESVFPVFKDRLKQYAGTLSGGEQKMLLVARALMMRPSVILLDEITEGLQPSVIERIAIALVHERQLHGTTMLLIEQNVPFALKVADRYLVLKQGEIEEEGDASAPGAIEAIFNHLRV; this is translated from the coding sequence ATGAACGGTGCTACGTTGGAACTGAATGCAGTCACGAGCGGTTACAGGGCATCGGTCGTCATACGGGATATGTCGTTCAAAGTCTCGGCCGGCGAAGCGGTTGCCTTGCTGGGCAAGAACGGCATGGGTAAGACGACGTTGCTCAAGACGATCATGGGTTATCTGCCCAAGAAGCACGGCTCTGTGCAGGTAAACGACAGCGACATTACGCGACTGCCGCCGCATCGAGTTGCGCAGGCGGGTATCGCTTATGCCGCCCAGGAGAAAGCGCTTTTCACCGAGTTGAGCATCCGGGACAACCTTCGCATGGGGCTCGAGAAAGACGCGTTGTTCGATGAGCGTTTCGCTGCAATCGAATCCGTGTTCCCGGTGTTCAAGGACCGTCTGAAGCAGTATGCCGGCACGCTGTCGGGAGGCGAACAGAAGATGCTGCTGGTGGCGCGTGCGTTGATGATGCGCCCCTCTGTCATTTTGCTCGACGAAATCACTGAGGGGTTGCAGCCCTCGGTGATTGAGCGAATAGCCATCGCCCTGGTGCACGAGCGACAACTGCACGGCACGACGATGCTGCTGATCGAGCAGAATGTGCCGTTCGCACTGAAGGTGGCGGATCGATACCTGGTTCTCAAACAGGGTGAAATCGAAGAGGAAGGCGATGCCAGCGCGCCGGGTGCCATCGAGGCTATTTTCAACCATTTGAGGGTGTGA
- a CDS encoding ABC transporter permease subunit produces the protein MTNTTLHAVSTQPAGSSREGAWSRPAVLALVGIALLVAGPWIFDSYVLNLLIKAFLFAIVVITVDVLWGYTGYLTFGQSAFFGIGAYAAGLVFTHFGLSPSTIAIAVGLAIIVPMGVAALVGWLSFYRGASPFFATVISLVLPIVMTQLLLSGGEWTGSSSGLTGYDTFDLSLEAWYWIAGGGVALIGFFAWLFVRSDAGRVLASIRDNESRCAYLGINVPSIKIILLIVTAAVTGIAGFGYGAFSGVVAPELSGFVLGTELIIWVALGGRGTLWGPMAGAILINVATAYLGSRVPFLWQLILGLSFVLVIVLLPQGIVPALLKPFGFGARGRRVPVLVEREVRAAPESDDVPALVMEEVTKSYGSLKVLQGINLTAAAGDLVGLIGPNGAGKTTLMRCMSDGADRTSGTVHLCGNDIRRLPAEACVRFGLGRKFQNANIFESLTVAECLRMASTLHERPLLFSRAATLALPSYALDVLRVTGLETMLDVVARDLSHGEQQALELAMVLVLEPRIVLLDEPTAGLTKTERTQIGAVLSLLAHRYKLCCLLVEHDLDFVEQIATRIVVLHQGKMVMQGTFEEVVNSDLVKTIYAGSALAPREVV, from the coding sequence ATGACTAACACTACTTTGCACGCGGTGAGCACCCAACCCGCCGGTTCCAGTCGAGAGGGCGCATGGAGTCGTCCGGCCGTGCTGGCGTTGGTCGGCATCGCCTTGCTGGTCGCAGGACCATGGATTTTCGACAGCTATGTACTCAACCTGCTGATCAAGGCATTCCTGTTTGCGATCGTCGTCATCACGGTGGACGTGCTGTGGGGCTATACGGGCTATCTGACCTTCGGGCAGTCGGCATTCTTTGGTATCGGTGCGTATGCCGCAGGGTTGGTATTCACGCACTTTGGCCTGTCGCCCAGCACCATTGCCATCGCAGTCGGGCTGGCGATCATTGTCCCAATGGGAGTCGCAGCGCTGGTGGGGTGGCTGTCCTTCTACCGGGGGGCGTCACCTTTCTTCGCCACGGTTATCTCGTTGGTGCTGCCTATCGTCATGACCCAACTGCTGCTTTCCGGTGGTGAGTGGACAGGCTCCAGCTCAGGCCTGACCGGCTATGACACCTTCGACTTGTCGCTGGAGGCCTGGTACTGGATCGCGGGAGGGGGCGTTGCACTGATAGGATTTTTTGCCTGGCTTTTCGTACGCAGTGATGCGGGGCGTGTGCTGGCATCGATTCGTGACAACGAGTCCAGGTGTGCGTACTTGGGCATCAATGTCCCGTCCATCAAAATCATCCTGCTGATAGTGACTGCCGCTGTTACAGGGATCGCTGGTTTTGGCTATGGCGCGTTCAGTGGCGTAGTGGCCCCCGAGTTATCCGGTTTCGTCCTGGGGACCGAGTTGATCATCTGGGTTGCCTTGGGTGGGCGTGGGACGTTATGGGGCCCCATGGCCGGGGCAATTCTGATCAATGTTGCCACCGCGTACCTGGGCAGCCGGGTGCCGTTTCTATGGCAACTGATCCTCGGCCTGTCTTTTGTGCTGGTCATCGTTCTGCTCCCGCAGGGTATCGTACCGGCGCTGCTCAAACCCTTCGGCTTCGGTGCTCGTGGGCGACGCGTTCCCGTGCTGGTCGAACGTGAAGTCAGAGCGGCTCCTGAGTCGGATGACGTTCCCGCACTTGTCATGGAGGAAGTAACCAAAAGCTATGGCTCGCTCAAGGTCCTGCAAGGTATCAACCTCACGGCTGCGGCGGGTGATCTGGTTGGACTGATCGGCCCCAATGGCGCCGGTAAAACCACATTGATGCGTTGCATGAGTGACGGGGCTGATCGTACTTCAGGGACGGTGCATCTCTGCGGTAACGATATCCGCCGACTTCCGGCCGAGGCCTGCGTTCGTTTTGGTCTCGGGCGCAAGTTTCAGAACGCCAACATTTTTGAATCGCTGACCGTAGCCGAGTGCCTGCGCATGGCGAGTACCCTTCACGAGCGCCCCTTGTTGTTCAGTCGGGCGGCCACGCTGGCGCTGCCATCCTATGCCTTGGACGTGTTGCGAGTTACCGGGCTGGAAACCATGCTGGACGTGGTCGCTCGCGATTTGTCCCACGGTGAACAGCAAGCGTTGGAACTGGCCATGGTCCTGGTGCTGGAGCCTCGTATCGTGCTTCTCGACGAGCCTACTGCAGGGTTGACCAAGACTGAGCGTACGCAAATCGGCGCAGTGCTTTCCTTGCTCGCGCACCGCTACAAGCTGTGTTGCCTGCTGGTTGAGCACGATCTGGATTTTGTTGAACAGATCGCTACGCGAATCGTGGTATTGCACCAAGGAAAAATGGTCATGCAGGGGACTTTCGAGGAAGTCGTCAACTCGGATCTGGTCAAGACGATTTATGCCGGATCTGCACTCGCTCCTCGGGAGGTTGTATGA
- a CDS encoding transporter substrate-binding domain-containing protein, giving the protein MPSTRTAVTKDQRWPVGILYSRSGATGVTESEHFFGTALAIEEINALGGVLGMPLIPTAYDPKGSPEEYRRLTSKLLIEDEINVIFGCSRSSSRKAVLPLVERHNALLWYCSFYEGFEYSPNIIYTGAVPNQNSIQLAAYLLQNKGTRFFLVGADYIYPRESNRIMRDVVEQYGGEIVDEVYLPIEAEVEQLKEVLNDIHNAQPDVVFSTLVGQSARTFYQLYGEHGLDPKKIPIASLSMAEEEIRLIGPPLCEGHITAATYFGSLPNDSNQRFIELWRKRFGDRPTSTWSEMAYSQVHLFARALERAGSLDRRKLVNAVHKVTFDSPEGPIAIDAENNHCALTPRIGICRNDGQFDVVWEGSGPVKSDPYLSTFGFSEFWLR; this is encoded by the coding sequence ATGCCAAGCACCAGGACAGCAGTCACTAAAGATCAGAGATGGCCTGTCGGCATCTTGTATTCGCGTTCGGGTGCCACCGGCGTCACCGAGTCCGAGCATTTTTTTGGTACTGCGCTTGCCATCGAAGAAATAAATGCGCTGGGCGGTGTGCTGGGTATGCCTTTGATCCCAACCGCCTATGACCCCAAGGGTTCTCCGGAAGAATACCGGCGCTTGACCAGCAAGCTGCTCATTGAAGACGAAATCAACGTCATTTTTGGTTGCTCGCGATCTTCCAGTCGCAAGGCCGTGCTACCCCTCGTCGAACGCCATAATGCGTTGCTTTGGTATTGCTCGTTCTACGAAGGGTTCGAATATTCACCGAACATCATCTACACCGGCGCCGTTCCCAATCAGAACAGCATCCAGCTCGCGGCGTACCTGTTGCAAAACAAGGGCACCCGGTTCTTTCTGGTGGGCGCGGACTATATCTACCCGCGTGAATCCAACCGCATCATGAGGGACGTCGTTGAACAGTACGGTGGCGAAATCGTGGATGAGGTCTACCTGCCCATCGAGGCAGAAGTAGAGCAGCTCAAGGAGGTCTTGAATGACATCCACAATGCCCAGCCGGACGTTGTCTTCTCGACCCTGGTTGGACAATCGGCACGCACCTTCTATCAGCTTTATGGCGAGCATGGGCTTGATCCGAAAAAAATCCCCATTGCCAGCCTCTCCATGGCCGAAGAGGAAATCCGGTTGATCGGGCCGCCGTTGTGTGAAGGTCACATCACCGCTGCCACCTATTTCGGTTCGCTGCCCAACGACAGTAATCAACGGTTCATTGAGCTTTGGCGCAAACGCTTTGGCGATCGACCGACCAGCACCTGGTCGGAGATGGCGTATTCCCAGGTTCACCTGTTTGCACGAGCCTTGGAGCGAGCGGGCAGCCTGGACAGGCGCAAGTTGGTCAACGCCGTCCACAAGGTAACGTTCGACTCTCCGGAAGGCCCCATTGCCATTGATGCCGAAAACAACCACTGCGCCCTGACCCCACGGATCGGCATCTGCCGCAATGACGGGCAGTTCGACGTCGTATGGGAAGGTTCAGGACCGGTCAAATCCGATCCTTACCTGTCCACCTTCGGTTTCTCTGAGTTCTGGTTGAGGTGA
- a CDS encoding 3-hydroxybutyryl-CoA dehydrogenase, protein MNLQNIGVIGAGTMGNGIAQVCALAGLNVILIDISENALQKAIATVEKNLDRQITKNTLSQEQKLAALDRIRTRCDYTSLHNVQMVIEAATENLDLKLRVLQQIAAQVSADCVIASNTSSLSITQLAASVSQPERFIGLHFFNPVPVMGLIEVIRGLQTSDATHALALDMATALGKTAITAGNRPGFVVNRILIPMINEAILVFQEGLASADDIDAGMRLGCNQPIGPLALADLIGLDTVLAILEAFYDGFNDSKYRPAPLLKEMVAAGYLGRKTGRGFHAYA, encoded by the coding sequence ATGAATCTACAGAACATTGGCGTCATCGGCGCCGGCACCATGGGCAACGGCATCGCCCAAGTCTGTGCCCTGGCCGGCCTCAACGTCATCCTGATCGACATTTCCGAGAATGCCTTGCAGAAGGCAATCGCAACTGTCGAAAAAAACCTCGATAGGCAGATCACCAAGAACACACTGTCGCAAGAGCAAAAACTCGCGGCCCTCGACAGGATTCGCACCCGTTGTGATTACACCAGCCTGCACAACGTGCAAATGGTGATTGAAGCCGCCACCGAAAATCTCGACCTGAAACTGCGCGTGCTGCAACAGATCGCGGCGCAGGTCAGTGCCGATTGTGTAATCGCTTCGAACACCTCTTCGCTGTCCATTACCCAACTCGCCGCCAGCGTCAGCCAGCCTGAGCGCTTTATCGGCCTGCACTTTTTCAACCCGGTGCCGGTCATGGGTCTGATTGAAGTGATTCGTGGCCTGCAAACCAGCGATGCCACCCACGCCCTGGCGCTGGACATGGCCACCGCGCTCGGCAAAACCGCAATCACCGCTGGCAACCGTCCGGGCTTCGTGGTCAACCGGATTCTCATACCGATGATCAATGAGGCGATCCTGGTGTTCCAGGAAGGCCTGGCCAGCGCCGATGACATCGACGCCGGCATGCGCCTGGGCTGCAACCAGCCGATCGGCCCGCTGGCGTTGGCGGACCTGATCGGCCTGGACACCGTACTGGCAATCCTTGAAGCCTTCTACGATGGCTTCAACGACAGCAAGTACCGCCCTGCTCCGCTGCTCAAGGAGATGGTCGCCGCCGGTTACCTGGGGCGCAAGACAGGGCGTGGCTTCCATGCCTATGCCTGA
- a CDS encoding branched-chain amino acid ABC transporter permease, producing the protein MVLILDITTTIAMLFIVTAGLMMIFGIMKIVNFAHGALLTMGGYAAFVVTQLGWSPWLAWPLALVTGVTVGAIIEYLIVRPLYKRPLDAILATWGLGIVIGQLIIIGFGRDVKFADVPVTGTWSLGGADYSSYRLLLVPLALGLCALLTALLNGTRFGVKTRAVIMNEELASGLGIHAGRIRFITFSLGAGLGTLAGALISPLSSIDPGMGITWLVSAFMLVMVSGHSMLSLIVTCAVFGACQVLFSTYASPVLGGLTIAVLAALTLRIRPKGFAHD; encoded by the coding sequence ATGGTGTTAATTCTAGATATAACAACAACAATAGCCATGTTGTTCATTGTGACCGCGGGGTTGATGATGATTTTCGGAATCATGAAAATCGTCAACTTCGCCCATGGTGCCTTGCTGACAATGGGCGGGTACGCGGCTTTTGTCGTGACCCAACTGGGATGGAGTCCTTGGCTTGCCTGGCCGTTGGCGCTGGTCACAGGCGTGACAGTAGGCGCGATCATCGAATACCTGATTGTTCGGCCACTCTATAAACGCCCCTTGGATGCCATCCTGGCAACCTGGGGCCTGGGCATCGTGATCGGTCAATTGATCATCATCGGCTTCGGTCGGGATGTGAAATTTGCAGACGTGCCCGTGACCGGAACCTGGTCGCTGGGCGGAGCGGATTACTCCTCTTACCGGTTGCTGCTGGTGCCCTTGGCACTCGGCTTGTGTGCATTGCTGACGGCGCTCCTGAACGGCACGCGCTTCGGTGTCAAGACTCGTGCGGTCATCATGAACGAGGAGTTGGCCAGCGGCCTGGGTATCCATGCCGGGCGCATACGGTTCATCACCTTCAGCCTGGGTGCAGGCCTGGGCACCTTGGCAGGCGCCTTGATCAGCCCGCTCTCGAGCATTGACCCGGGCATGGGAATCACCTGGCTGGTTTCGGCCTTCATGCTGGTGATGGTTTCCGGGCATTCGATGCTCAGCCTGATAGTGACGTGCGCGGTATTTGGCGCGTGCCAGGTCCTCTTCAGTACGTATGCAAGCCCTGTACTGGGCGGACTCACGATTGCCGTGTTGGCGGCGTTGACCTTGCGTATTCGTCCAAAGGGGTTCGCCCATGACTAA
- a CDS encoding ANTAR domain-containing response regulator — MSSSLRRLYEDLRSICVAFVYPPGDDRDIVMQQLKRIGCRVKIIWPFPSEPPADVDVILFQISQELEGNKIWSGASVSAALIALSDYESPTILKLLLDTRAHGVISKPFRSSGILSTLVLARASYSYQERLQGKIDKLELTIKSRRQIEKAIHVLVERQNLTETQAYEHMRSRATKLHVTVAEVSGMIIEAHEAMEKLGLKL; from the coding sequence ATGAGTTCCAGCCTTCGCCGTCTCTATGAAGATTTGCGCAGTATCTGCGTTGCGTTCGTTTACCCGCCTGGTGACGATCGCGACATTGTCATGCAGCAGCTTAAAAGAATCGGATGCCGTGTGAAGATCATATGGCCGTTCCCCTCTGAGCCGCCTGCAGACGTCGACGTCATCCTCTTTCAGATCAGCCAGGAACTGGAAGGAAACAAAATCTGGTCGGGCGCCTCGGTGTCGGCGGCACTCATTGCGCTCTCCGACTATGAAAGTCCCACTATTTTGAAGTTGCTCCTCGATACTCGTGCTCACGGTGTGATTTCCAAGCCGTTTCGTTCCTCTGGAATCCTCAGCACGCTGGTCCTTGCCAGAGCCTCGTACAGCTATCAGGAACGGTTGCAGGGAAAGATAGATAAGCTGGAGCTCACTATAAAATCCCGGCGACAGATCGAAAAAGCCATTCATGTACTGGTCGAGCGTCAGAACCTGACCGAGACGCAGGCTTACGAGCACATGCGATCGCGGGCAACCAAGTTGCATGTAACAGTCGCCGAGGTATCCGGAATGATCATCGAGGCCCATGAGGCCATGGAAAAGCTTGGTTTGAAGCTTTAG
- a CDS encoding TetR/AcrR family transcriptional regulator: protein MPMPERCSRFAEYRDKVLELFASKGFGQVGMRELATCLGLAPGSLYHHYPSKQHLLLDLIEEFYDELLTVLGHIEQTAPAKRDRLNLLIREHLTLHQEMPWHFRLVERDSQCLTEEQQERVRQLREQYERKLLLVLGFQHQLSEPGRMAAGHAIAALLNSAPSWLTQYSLDERERDNLMKNMIGGAIERLLSPKTG, encoded by the coding sequence ATGCCTATGCCTGAGCGTTGCTCACGCTTCGCCGAATACCGGGACAAGGTGCTGGAGCTCTTTGCCAGCAAGGGGTTCGGTCAGGTTGGTATGCGTGAACTCGCTACCTGCCTGGGACTCGCCCCCGGCTCGCTGTACCACCATTACCCCAGCAAGCAGCACCTGCTGCTCGACCTGATCGAAGAGTTCTATGACGAGCTGTTGACCGTACTGGGACACATCGAGCAAACCGCCCCGGCGAAACGCGACAGACTCAACCTCTTGATCCGCGAACACCTCACTCTGCATCAGGAAATGCCCTGGCACTTTCGTCTGGTAGAGCGCGACAGCCAATGTTTGACTGAAGAGCAACAGGAACGCGTCCGGCAACTTCGCGAGCAGTACGAACGCAAGCTGCTACTGGTGCTCGGCTTCCAACACCAATTAAGTGAACCGGGCCGGATGGCTGCCGGACATGCCATTGCCGCCTTGCTCAACAGCGCGCCCAGCTGGCTCACGCAATACTCATTGGATGAGCGAGAGCGCGATAATCTTATGAAGAACATGATCGGAGGCGCCATCGAGCGATTACTGTCTCCAAAAACTGGATAA
- a CDS encoding nitrilase family protein produces MSTLQSADETQEFPSITVAALQMEPRVGCKAANLEVSLRLIDEAATRGAQIVVLPELVSSGYVFSSREEAFELAEAIPGGASIQAWEDIARQRNVYVIAGLAERVGHKLYNSAVMIGPEGYIGTYRKLHLWGDEHLYFEAGDLGLPVFHTPFGRLAMIICYDGWFPEVYRLLAMQGADIVCMPTNWVPMPGQGDHPMIMANTLTMANAHANSLNIICANRVGTERGQRFVGNSLIVGADGWPLVAPASADRQQILYADINLKASRQSRHLTTFNTVLRDRRTDIYDPMLGTGWPLPHY; encoded by the coding sequence ATGTCGACTCTGCAATCTGCTGACGAAACCCAGGAATTCCCGAGCATCACGGTGGCCGCCTTACAAATGGAGCCACGGGTGGGCTGCAAGGCTGCAAACCTCGAAGTGTCGCTACGGCTGATCGACGAAGCGGCGACTCGCGGGGCGCAGATTGTGGTACTGCCCGAGCTGGTCAGCAGCGGGTATGTCTTTTCCAGTCGCGAGGAAGCCTTTGAACTGGCAGAGGCGATACCAGGAGGCGCCAGCATCCAGGCGTGGGAAGACATCGCTCGGCAGCGCAACGTCTACGTCATCGCCGGCCTCGCTGAGCGAGTGGGGCACAAGCTCTACAATTCTGCCGTCATGATCGGGCCTGAAGGCTACATCGGTACTTATCGCAAGCTCCATCTCTGGGGTGACGAGCACCTGTACTTCGAGGCCGGCGATCTGGGTTTACCTGTGTTCCATACGCCCTTCGGCCGTTTGGCGATGATCATCTGCTATGACGGCTGGTTCCCGGAAGTGTATCGGCTGTTGGCCATGCAAGGCGCTGATATCGTCTGCATGCCTACCAATTGGGTGCCCATGCCAGGCCAGGGTGATCACCCGATGATCATGGCCAACACCCTGACCATGGCCAATGCACACGCCAACAGCCTGAACATCATTTGCGCTAACCGTGTCGGTACCGAACGCGGTCAGCGTTTCGTTGGCAATAGCCTCATTGTCGGTGCCGACGGTTGGCCGTTGGTGGCCCCTGCCAGTGCGGACCGCCAGCAAATCCTCTACGCCGACATCAACCTGAAGGCGTCTCGCCAATCCCGGCATCTTACGACGTTCAACACGGTCCTGCGTGACCGACGTACCGACATCTACGACCCCATGCTTGGCACGGGCTGGCCGCTGCCTCACTACTAA
- a CDS encoding AraC family transcriptional regulator — MRETDSVAVYFMYPMIHALREKPQRVRSLLEQVGIDPTLIDQPTARVAATAFAALWLVQIRELNDEFFQLDSHGMPPGSFALICRALIQEPTLEKAMRQCLANFALFLSDFRGTLSVRGKRAVISLQTHSPSSELGRLGEETFLVLIISLLCWLGGRRIPIDRADFRHQRLSLRDDALLWGPNLTFGANHTEIEFASHYLRLPVVQDLASLKGFLRTAPQWLVIRFRNQHGVASQIHQRLRHSHYSEWPTLQAFALELHLSPSTLRRKLEREGCSYQEIKDEVRRGVAFERLREGEASISEIAEQLGFQEPSAFHRAFKKWTGESPGQYRLRFPRPRP, encoded by the coding sequence ATGCGGGAAACGGATTCGGTGGCGGTCTACTTCATGTATCCCATGATCCATGCGCTGCGTGAGAAGCCGCAGCGTGTGCGGTCACTCCTTGAGCAGGTGGGCATCGACCCGACACTGATAGATCAGCCAACGGCACGGGTGGCGGCCACGGCTTTCGCCGCGTTGTGGCTGGTGCAGATTCGAGAATTGAACGACGAATTTTTCCAGTTGGACTCCCATGGTATGCCGCCGGGAAGTTTTGCCTTGATCTGTCGGGCGTTGATTCAGGAACCCACGCTGGAAAAAGCCATGCGTCAGTGCCTGGCCAACTTCGCCCTGTTCCTGAGTGATTTCCGCGGTACGTTGAGTGTGCGCGGCAAGCGTGCGGTCATCAGCTTGCAGACCCATTCGCCAAGTAGCGAGCTTGGCCGGTTGGGCGAAGAAACGTTTTTGGTGTTGATCATCAGTCTGTTGTGTTGGCTGGGCGGGAGACGAATTCCCATCGATCGTGCGGACTTTCGTCATCAGCGCTTGTCGCTGCGTGATGATGCGTTGCTCTGGGGCCCCAACCTGACCTTCGGTGCCAACCACACCGAAATCGAATTCGCCAGTCACTACCTGCGGTTGCCGGTGGTTCAAGACCTGGCCTCGCTGAAAGGGTTTTTGCGCACCGCACCACAATGGCTGGTGATCCGCTTCCGCAACCAGCATGGGGTGGCATCTCAGATTCATCAGCGTCTGCGCCACAGCCATTACAGCGAATGGCCGACCTTGCAGGCCTTCGCCCTGGAGCTGCACCTGAGCCCCAGTACCTTACGCCGGAAACTGGAACGCGAAGGCTGTTCGTATCAGGAGATCAAAGATGAGGTGCGGCGCGGCGTGGCGTTTGAACGATTACGCGAGGGCGAGGCGAGCATCAGCGAAATTGCTGAGCAGTTGGGGTTTCAGGAGCCGAGTGCGTTTCATCGCGCGTTCAAGAAGTGGACGGGGGAAAGCCCGGGGCAATACCGATTGCGGTTTCCCCGGCCGCGACCGTAA
- a CDS encoding substrate-binding protein has protein sequence MNTTHSLIRIAVLATTAFVATQGHAAEPIKIGVAVGLSGANSVVAPAVVQSSELAVEQINAAGGILGRPVQLEIVDDASGAIGAQKAFDTLVLEKKVDAIIAMESSAARNAALPVISRGRVPYIYTSFYEGRSCNKWMYANGWVPEQQVAPVVDYFTQKLGAKNYFLVGNDYAFGRGMLKFTKAYIEQHGGKVIGEEYLPMDGSDWTAVISKIRSTQPDALISATAGGAPNVSLAKQLKAAALTLPYGNLAIDEGTGKTMGDVATGMYMSASYLTSIDTPENKKFLADLGQKFAANLSTPNELSEPQYEAFFLYKAAVEKANSTDSAAVVDALKDVSITGPRGVVQMNASRHTPLAMRLGQIQSDGSIRILETQEGVSPGIQCPNLK, from the coding sequence ATGAACACCACTCATTCCCTCATCCGCATCGCTGTTCTTGCCACGACGGCGTTCGTCGCAACCCAGGGTCATGCCGCTGAACCGATCAAGATTGGTGTGGCGGTGGGACTCTCTGGCGCCAACAGCGTCGTGGCACCCGCTGTTGTCCAGTCCTCCGAACTCGCCGTGGAGCAAATCAACGCAGCGGGGGGAATACTAGGTCGCCCTGTGCAGTTGGAGATCGTCGACGATGCGTCCGGCGCAATCGGGGCCCAGAAAGCGTTTGATACGCTGGTGCTGGAAAAGAAAGTAGACGCCATTATCGCGATGGAAAGCAGTGCGGCGCGTAATGCTGCGCTGCCCGTTATTTCTCGAGGGCGCGTGCCGTATATCTATACCTCGTTCTATGAGGGCCGTTCTTGCAACAAGTGGATGTATGCCAACGGTTGGGTGCCAGAACAGCAAGTCGCTCCGGTAGTGGATTACTTCACTCAGAAACTCGGAGCAAAGAACTACTTTCTTGTCGGCAACGACTACGCCTTTGGCCGGGGCATGCTCAAGTTTACAAAAGCGTACATCGAGCAGCACGGTGGCAAGGTGATCGGCGAAGAATACCTGCCCATGGACGGCAGTGACTGGACCGCCGTTATTTCAAAAATTCGCTCGACGCAACCTGACGCGCTTATCAGTGCTACCGCAGGGGGCGCGCCTAACGTGTCCTTGGCCAAGCAGTTGAAGGCGGCTGCGTTGACACTGCCCTACGGCAACCTGGCCATCGACGAAGGCACGGGCAAGACCATGGGGGATGTCGCAACGGGCATGTATATGTCCGCCTCGTACCTGACCAGTATCGATACCCCGGAGAATAAAAAATTCCTGGCTGACCTCGGCCAGAAATTTGCGGCGAACCTGTCCACACCAAACGAGCTGTCCGAGCCGCAATATGAAGCCTTCTTTCTCTATAAGGCCGCGGTGGAAAAAGCCAACTCCACCGACTCCGCTGCAGTCGTGGATGCACTGAAAGATGTATCCATTACAGGGCCGCGTGGTGTGGTGCAGATGAATGCCAGCCGCCATACACCGCTGGCGATGCGCCTTGGCCAGATCCAAAGCGATGGCTCCATTCGCATCCTTGAAACCCAGGAGGGGGTCAGCCCGGGTATCCAATGCCCGAACCTGAAATAG
- a CDS encoding asparaginase: MAQSSSDDLPAFLFIATGGTIAMQVDPLTSAPIPALSGSDLIKAVPGIEKIARLEVNNLSNVPSVEMGPMRWVQLHHEIDAALARKDIAGVLVSHGTDTLEETAWFLDVTLASRKPVVLIGAQRNASEPDFDGPRNLRSGARVCIEPESFGKGVMVVMNDQINAAREVSKTHTSDVESFNSGDAGLLGRVDGDTVTFCRSSCRRQHLPLEHDSLARVDIVPMYAGADGASLKAAVQAGAKGVVIQALGVGNVNADMYAAISDAIESGITVVVATRVPRGRVRPLYGFMGGGMTLKDAGVIFANDLSPQKARILLMLAIQVPRSATELQDIFDQ; the protein is encoded by the coding sequence ATGGCCCAGTCCAGTTCAGACGATCTGCCTGCGTTCCTGTTCATCGCAACAGGCGGAACGATTGCCATGCAAGTTGATCCCTTGACCTCAGCCCCGATACCAGCGTTATCAGGCAGCGACCTGATCAAGGCCGTTCCAGGAATAGAGAAGATAGCGCGACTGGAAGTCAACAACCTGTCCAATGTGCCGTCCGTCGAAATGGGGCCGATGCGCTGGGTCCAGCTTCATCACGAGATTGATGCCGCATTGGCTCGCAAGGATATTGCGGGTGTGCTGGTTTCCCATGGCACCGATACCCTTGAAGAAACCGCATGGTTTCTCGACGTGACGTTGGCGTCCCGCAAGCCTGTTGTCCTCATCGGTGCACAACGTAACGCGTCTGAACCGGACTTCGATGGTCCGCGTAACCTGAGGAGCGGCGCAAGGGTATGCATTGAACCTGAGTCGTTTGGCAAAGGAGTGATGGTCGTCATGAACGATCAGATCAATGCCGCTCGGGAAGTCAGCAAAACACATACCTCGGACGTCGAGTCGTTCAACTCGGGCGATGCCGGCTTGCTCGGAAGAGTGGACGGCGATACCGTCACCTTCTGTCGTTCATCTTGCCGTCGACAACATCTGCCATTGGAGCATGACAGCCTGGCTCGCGTTGACATCGTGCCAATGTATGCCGGAGCGGACGGGGCATCATTAAAAGCGGCTGTACAGGCGGGCGCTAAAGGCGTTGTCATCCAGGCGCTGGGGGTGGGCAACGTGAATGCCGATATGTATGCAGCCATTTCGGATGCAATCGAATCGGGTATCACCGTTGTCGTTGCCACCCGGGTACCGCGTGGGCGGGTGAGGCCCTTGTATGGCTTCATGGGAGGCGGTATGACGTTGAAAGATGCAGGCGTCATTTTCGCCAATGATCTAAGTCCGCAGAAAGCCAGAATATTGTTGATGCTGGCTATCCAGGTCCCTAGATCCGCAACCGAACTACAAGACATTTTCGATCAATAG